A window from Thermosipho africanus Ob7 encodes these proteins:
- the leuS gene encoding leucine--tRNA ligase, whose protein sequence is MKEYIPGQIEKKWQKVWEEEKVFETPQYSEKPKFYDLVMFPYPSGTLHVGHVKNYVIGDIVARYKRMKGYNVLHPFGYDAFGLPAENAAIKNKIHPEVWTFKNIETIRNQIKKIGISYDWKREIATCTEDYYKWTQWLFVKMYEKGLAYKKKAAVNWCPSCQTVLANEQVVDGKCERCGTEVTLKHLEQWYFKITDYAERLLNDLEKLEGWPENVKTMQKNWIGKSTGAEIDFKVDGLDMNIRVFTTRPDTIWGVTFMAIAPESPLVETLVTEDRKEELEEFLKKVSLEDRFKRTSLEAEKEGFFLGRYAINPVTGEKIPIYVANYILYEYGTGAIMAVPAHDQRDFDFAKKYNIPIRLVIDNPESPIDVEKMEKAYEDEGIMVNSGPFNGISSKEAIEKIIDYLEEKNIGKRSVQYKLRDWLISRQRYWGAPIPVVYCEKCGTVAVPEEQLPVKLPKDVEFLPTGQSPLSLDEQFLNTSCPKCGGPARREADTMDTFVDSSWYYLRYVNPNLEDKPFESKDVNYWLPVDQYIGGVEHAVLHLLYSRFITKVLHDMGYIDFDEPFTNLFTQGMIYKDGWKMSKSKGNVVSPDDMIEKYGADTLRTYILFMAPPEKDAEWSDAGIEGVHRFLKRLWNNIYSVLEKIKNVSAEKIELKNKLEKDLRRKLHQSIKKITEDIEGGFKFNTAIAGLMELNNSFSDYLNKTEEKDLNLPLLRELVEKLALILSPFAPHMAEEIWHDLGNDTLIVNEEWPKYDEKALEVDEVTVIIQINGKVRGKINVDVNADEETVKKIAFEEPKVSSYIEGKEIVKVIYVKNKLLNIVVK, encoded by the coding sequence GTGAAAGAATATATTCCAGGTCAGATAGAAAAAAAGTGGCAAAAAGTATGGGAAGAGGAAAAAGTATTTGAAACACCACAATATTCTGAGAAACCAAAATTTTATGATCTAGTAATGTTTCCATACCCTTCAGGGACATTACATGTTGGCCACGTGAAGAATTACGTTATTGGAGATATAGTTGCAAGGTATAAAAGAATGAAAGGTTATAATGTTTTACATCCATTTGGTTACGATGCATTTGGTCTTCCTGCTGAAAATGCTGCTATTAAAAATAAAATTCATCCCGAGGTTTGGACTTTTAAAAATATAGAAACAATTAGAAACCAAATTAAAAAGATAGGAATAAGTTATGATTGGAAAAGGGAAATTGCAACATGTACAGAAGATTATTACAAATGGACTCAATGGTTGTTTGTCAAAATGTATGAAAAAGGACTTGCATATAAGAAGAAAGCAGCTGTTAATTGGTGTCCAAGCTGTCAAACAGTACTTGCAAACGAGCAAGTTGTTGACGGCAAATGTGAAAGGTGTGGTACAGAAGTTACTTTAAAACATCTTGAGCAATGGTATTTTAAGATAACTGATTATGCTGAAAGGCTTTTAAATGATTTAGAAAAGCTAGAAGGTTGGCCTGAGAATGTAAAAACAATGCAAAAAAATTGGATAGGAAAAAGCACAGGTGCAGAAATTGATTTTAAAGTTGATGGTCTTGATATGAACATTAGAGTATTCACTACAAGGCCTGATACAATCTGGGGAGTAACCTTTATGGCTATTGCTCCAGAGTCACCTCTTGTTGAAACGCTTGTAACTGAAGATAGAAAGGAAGAATTAGAAGAATTTTTGAAAAAGGTTTCTTTGGAAGATAGGTTTAAAAGAACAAGCTTGGAAGCCGAAAAGGAAGGATTTTTCTTGGGGAGATATGCTATTAATCCTGTTACTGGAGAAAAAATTCCTATTTACGTTGCAAATTATATATTGTATGAATATGGAACAGGTGCAATTATGGCAGTTCCTGCACACGATCAAAGAGACTTTGATTTTGCAAAAAAATACAATATACCAATAAGACTTGTTATTGACAATCCTGAAAGTCCAATAGATGTAGAAAAAATGGAAAAAGCATACGAAGATGAAGGTATAATGGTAAATTCTGGACCATTTAATGGCATTTCAAGCAAAGAAGCAATTGAAAAAATAATAGATTATCTCGAGGAAAAAAATATTGGAAAAAGAAGTGTTCAATATAAATTGAGAGATTGGCTTATCTCAAGACAAAGATATTGGGGAGCACCTATTCCAGTTGTTTATTGTGAAAAATGTGGTACGGTAGCTGTTCCGGAAGAACAACTTCCAGTGAAACTTCCAAAAGATGTTGAATTCTTACCAACTGGACAATCACCACTTTCATTGGATGAACAATTTTTGAATACATCATGTCCAAAATGTGGTGGCCCTGCAAGACGAGAAGCTGATACAATGGATACGTTTGTGGATAGTTCATGGTATTATCTAAGATATGTAAATCCAAATCTTGAAGATAAACCATTTGAAAGTAAAGATGTTAACTATTGGCTGCCAGTTGATCAATACATAGGTGGTGTGGAACATGCGGTTTTACACCTTTTATATTCAAGATTTATAACTAAAGTTTTGCATGATATGGGATATATTGATTTTGATGAGCCATTTACAAATTTGTTTACACAAGGAATGATTTACAAAGATGGATGGAAGATGAGTAAATCTAAAGGAAATGTAGTATCTCCAGATGATATGATTGAAAAATATGGTGCAGATACACTCAGAACATACATATTATTTATGGCTCCACCAGAAAAAGATGCAGAATGGAGCGATGCAGGAATAGAAGGTGTTCATAGATTTTTAAAGAGACTTTGGAATAATATTTATTCTGTGCTTGAAAAAATTAAAAATGTTAGTGCAGAAAAAATAGAATTAAAAAATAAGTTAGAAAAAGATTTAAGAAGGAAATTACATCAGTCGATTAAAAAAATAACGGAAGATATAGAAGGTGGATTTAAATTCAATACTGCAATTGCAGGATTAATGGAATTAAACAACAGTTTTTCAGATTATTTGAATAAGACTGAAGAAAAAGATTTAAATTTACCTCTTTTGAGGGAATTGGTTGAAAAACTTGCACTTATACTTTCGCCGTTTGCACCACACATGGCTGAGGAGATTTGGCATGACTTAGGCAATGATACATTAATTGTAAATGAAGAATGGCCAAAGTATGATGAAAAGGCTTTGGAAGTTGATGAAGTAACTGTAATAATACAAATAAATGGTAAAGTTAGAGGAAAAATAAACGTTGATGTCAATGCAGATGAAGAGACAGTAAAAAAGATTGCTTTTGAAGAGCCTAAGGTATCTTCATATATAGAAGGAAAAGAAATAGTAAAGGTTATTTATGTAAAGAATAAGCTGCTTAATATCGTTGTAAAATGA
- a CDS encoding peptidyl-prolyl cis-trans isomerase, whose amino-acid sequence MKRFLLLLLVVFSVVIFSEELPATSTVAVVNGEAITLEQLNRAADVQKLMIGISQVDQTFFSVLSNTEEGVKVILRYKRVVLDDLVNKLLIVQFAQKYGARPTEEEVRNVVDKQISDYLNQQGIDEKTFDMYLQYANMGTLEDFKEKMYFETLVNLSLERLFNVVTKDATVSDEELMDYYQKHIDEYSTPTQYTLSLIAFDNEKVANAVKTKIVSGETFDSIASEYGISQFKYENIAEDTTFPGKLWNYIKNAPQGALLGPIDVDEKYYIFKVENVVPMQSKKFDEVREEISNMILSEKKKNMWANFIDSEFSKFKNESTVEVYYKVDVEQNN is encoded by the coding sequence ATGAAACGTTTTTTGCTTTTACTTTTGGTTGTTTTTTCAGTGGTGATTTTTTCCGAGGAACTTCCAGCAACATCAACTGTTGCAGTAGTAAACGGTGAGGCTATTACGCTTGAACAGCTAAATAGAGCTGCAGACGTGCAAAAACTTATGATCGGTATAAGTCAGGTGGACCAAACGTTTTTTAGTGTTTTATCGAACACCGAAGAGGGTGTAAAAGTAATATTAAGATACAAAAGAGTAGTTTTAGATGATTTAGTAAATAAGTTGTTAATAGTACAGTTTGCTCAAAAGTATGGAGCAAGACCGACTGAGGAAGAAGTAAGAAATGTAGTTGATAAACAAATATCGGACTATTTAAACCAACAGGGAATTGATGAAAAAACATTTGATATGTATTTGCAGTATGCAAATATGGGAACTTTAGAAGATTTTAAAGAAAAGATGTATTTTGAAACTCTTGTTAATCTATCACTTGAAAGACTTTTCAATGTTGTTACAAAAGATGCAACAGTTTCTGATGAAGAATTGATGGATTATTATCAAAAACATATTGATGAGTATTCTACACCAACACAATATACTCTAAGCTTAATAGCTTTTGATAACGAAAAAGTTGCAAATGCTGTAAAAACTAAGATAGTTTCTGGTGAAACGTTTGATAGTATTGCAAGTGAATATGGCATTTCTCAATTTAAATATGAAAATATAGCTGAGGATACTACTTTCCCAGGTAAGTTATGGAACTATATAAAGAATGCACCTCAAGGCGCATTGTTGGGGCCAATAGATGTAGATGAAAAATATTACATCTTTAAAGTAGAAAATGTTGTTCCAATGCAATCTAAGAAATTTGATGAGGTAAGGGAAGAAATTTCAAATATGATTTTATCTGAAAAGAAGAAAAATATGTGGGCAAACTTTATTGACAGTGAATTTAGTAAATTTAAAAACGAAAGTACAGTCGAGGTTTATTATAAAGTGGATGTAGAACAGAATAATTAA